The Rosa chinensis cultivar Old Blush chromosome 7, RchiOBHm-V2, whole genome shotgun sequence DNA segment tctcttctttttttttttttttttttcatctgttTTTGGTTTGCAGATAGCGGCTATCTGCAGCGATGGTGTTGGGGCCGAGGTGCAGGAGCTGGCCGATTGTGGGGTTGCGAGGAGCGAGGTTGCTGCTCCAAGGCACACGAGGACTGGAGCCGTGCGCATGGCTGGAGGCTGGAGGTTGCAACGCACAGCCTGGTGGGATGGGATCGAGTGGGAAGGCCGCCAGATGGAGATGGAGGATGGGGCTGTGTTGCGCAGGCGGGTGCGCGTGCTGCTAGGATCGGTGGCCGCTGGGATTGGTAGGCTGCTGGGAAGGGAGGCCGGTGCGCTTGCAGAGCTAGGCTAGGCTAGGCCTAGTCTTGGCGGCcggaagaagaatttttttttttttggttggaattgggtggcgccagaaaagaaaaaaatcttctaaagttttggtttttttttttttttcgaagccaggcctttttttccttttggctatttgctctgagcgtactgataacgtgtaaaagtataATGGGATAGGAATTGGTCTATTCATTTCATATCATAGTCCCTTTATGTAGGGATATAATTACAATGGAAACATCAATTAACATCAATcacaataatgatagtaaatgttgattgtgatgtgattgcaattctttgattccctcttcgtcagttactttgacaaagacacataatatgtttttcctttaacaaaggtttttttatttttttttttttttttttttttttaacaaagttTGTTTGTTGCTTGCTTGAGTATAAATGTGGTAACTTGTGTTAACATATATGGTCAATCTCCATGGTTTGtaattttcatcattttttttaacataatctttaaaacttatcaTATTCTAAGTTTCAACTTCTAAACTCAACAAAAGTAAATTTAAAGGTAGAAAATGTTAAAACTTCTTCGTTGCAATTGATATTGGTCGTCCATGTTATATGACACCATCTTAATTATTAGTGTTATTTTGAAGTTCCAATCGAAATCTCACAATGCTCTTGTGTTACATCTTCTTTGCCGATCCATAAAGTTgctttttgatttttgtttgtcAATGAAGCAGAGAAGTTCGTGACTATGAAGGTGATTTACTGCCAACTATGTAGGAAGTCTAATTGTGATATAGATTTCATTCCTAGTGTTATGGAAgactttttcctttgttttttgttttttgtttttttgttttttgtttttttgtttttttgttttttgtttttttgtttttttttgttttttgttttttgttttttgttttttgtttttgttttttgtttttttttttgtttttttgtttttttttttgtttttttgcaaTATGGGCGTTTTATGCTTAATTGTGAGCCATATCTATTTTTGTTCCATCTCCAATCGCAAACACCTTCGAAATTGCATATTCGAGCTTAATTGTTCCTGAGTTTTGATTCTAACGTAAGGTTGATGCATCTCAAGTGTGTGTACATAGTGTTTATGTTCACACTTCACACTAACAATTTGTAAAACCACTAAGTTCCTAAGCTGCTAATATTGTTGAGATAAGCTATAGTACTATGATGcttatcatacactcattttacatctacttgaataaaaattacaatttatttgaatcattacaacattgagattaaagttaccatattcatttacactatttacatataattaaaacaaaattacaacattgacaacaaatttgttcaaaaacttgtaacaatGTTGTAGGTGGAGGAAACGTGTGTATGACATATGGGTATGTATTACAGAATTTTTCAATATTGTTGGTAAAAATTGTTCAATTTCCACTATCTATTACTTAAAATGCTAATTAGTTTCTACCTATTTCTTTCTTCCTCCAGATATATTGAGCCAAGTCGAGACAGTTATTGGCGAAATGGGGGCAGATTTGAAGCTGTAGTTAACATGTAACTATATCATTGATTGTGGTCCACTCATTCCAACTTCCCAGCCTTGAGCTAGTCTTTGGCTCCTACATCCCATAACATGTTCATCCTGAATTGTTCCCATCTCTCTCTTAATTCAACTGTTATACTTGAGTAGTTAAGTTCATGGAACATATATAAGCTTTATTCATAAACACTAGCATTTCTCCACACATGCTTTGCATGTGCAAGTTATTATTTATCTGTCAGAAAATAAGAAGGAAAAGAGTTGGTTATTGCAGGGAAAacaaaatgagagagagaaaagtgggttgtgagtacttttttttaaatttcttttaataaaaatacaCTTTGTAAATGTCTAAATTATCCttctgatttaattaattctcaaagtctattaatcttctagggtcaattctgtcaaaattttagattttggctaacaaagcctcttctcttaataatagtatagatataccGGATATTCTTTACGATTACTTCTGACAATTTGTCCTTATCTCTCCTTCATCTTTGGTGAGAACATTTGTTCTCCCCATCTTGATCATGGACTTGAGAAATTTTTTGCTTTAAGTTTCAGAGCTAGCAGCCATTTTGAACACAATTGCTCCCTCTCATCAGGTTCACATAGTACTGATTGTCAAGGTCAAGTGGTGTTGTTGGATCAAAGTCCACCATTATACGTAATGCTTGCTCTGCAGGCAATGTGTCTAGTGCTGAGAACTTTCCTCCTAGCTCATCAGCATAGGTTGGGTCCAGGGAAGGGTCTCGGGGCTGAGCTTTGCTATATTTGTATAGTTTGTCTTCAATTGGGTGCATTGTGCTTTGCCAATGGAGTGTGCACCGGACGAGACAACCATATCTTCTAGTGTGGGATTTCTCCTGCCGAACATGTCTGTAATGTCTTTCAGAGGTGTTACAGGTGTAGGGAGGTTGAAATTGACATCAGAAGCACGTGAAGTCCTACTGTCACGGCGACCGGTTGGGACATTGTGACGGGGTAGGCCGGCTAGGTAAACGGCTTCTCGAGCAGCAAATGCTAATATGTCAGTGCAGGAAACAGTTTGGGGGTACTCCTGCTCTACCTGGGCCTTGATCTCATCAATAACATCAAGGCTTCTTTGTGTTTCACTATTGGCTGGTGATGTTTTCTCTATAGGCTCACCATATGGTGTCGCGTCCAATAGGATCGAGGCATCACAACCCTGTTGCACACATGAATTGTTAAACATTCTTTAGAGTACTATTTACATATACATACACAATGACAAAACCAGAATTAATGTACAATAGGATCAAGCATTTAGACTCATAAATGAGTGCGGGTTTAAATAGTTAAGAGTTCTATATAATCCGCCGTAATTTAAATAATTTCTCTCAGCATGTTATATGAGAAATTTTATATACATAATCAGCACATATAGTAAATTTTTCAGGAAATTATTACCTTGTCGACAAAACAATCATGGAAAAAGAGGCGGAGGAGGGCAGGAGGGAGCTTGGATCTTGCTCATGCACACGGGCCACAACCTCGGCAACAATGTCCTCAACCTTGGGGCAACTCAAAGCGTAAAATCCAACATGTAAGCTGTTCCCTTTGCCTTCTCCCTTGCCCTCGGAGGGAAGGATAATGATGGTGAACAAGCTGAAGGTGAGGATAGTTGTGACAATTAGACGACCACCCATCTCTATGTTAATACTCAATAAATTGATTGATGACTacaacttttcttcttcttgcaatATCATAACTTGTATATTGTGTGGGATTCTTTTATATGCCCATTACAGACAGCGTGGTTATTGGAATTTAGAAATGTGCTGGAACTGTGAAATTCAGGTTTATATTGGTATGACCGGCCATTGACCAATTGCCAAATATGTGTTTTCTCGATTTTGGTTCGTGAAGGTTGGTAAtgtttttcctttcaaaatttTGTTAGGCTGTTGTTCTGTTCTAAAAGACTAAAACTCAAGTTTGGAgattggtggaggaacaaatCAGCTATGTATCAATAGTTGCCTTCTTTGGACACAGAGAGAGGTAAGTAGTTGCCTTTGACTCGATTCAACTCTTCCTAACAATGATTAACTACTCTAAATTTGTGCTTTTATCGAATGAGGTTCTACTTATCGAAATGATCCAAACGTGAAAGAATTGGTTTACCACCAAGTACCGTcaaattggttttggtaaaaaaaaggGTCGAGACATAGTTTAGTGGAGAATGGGTCAAAGAAGTGAAGAACTTAGGAATACTAATTAACTATACACATAGGTCTTTCAATCATATTTCCTgtgacaaaaaaagaaaagattcctttcaaaaggaaaaaaaaaaaaaaaggttcgtCAACGTACTATTCAAGTCGTTCTATTTCATGTCCACATTTTGAAGGCTATGATCAGGACATATTAAAAGGTTATTTTGAATTAAAATTTgtaattttaaattaaatacaTGTTACTTGTTCAAAT contains these protein-coding regions:
- the LOC112178102 gene encoding peroxidase 9, with protein sequence MGGRLIVTTILTFSLFTIIILPSEGKGEGKGNSLHVGFYALSCPKVEDIVAEGCDASILLDATPYGEPIEKTSPANSETQRSLDVIDEIKAQVEQEYPQTVSCTDILAFAAREAVYLAGLPRHNVPTGRRDSRTSRASDVNFNLPTPVTPLKDITDMFGRRNPTLEDMVVSSGAHSIGKAQCTQLKTNYTNIAKLSPETLPWTQPMLMS